From a single Brassica rapa cultivar Chiifu-401-42 chromosome A01, CAAS_Brap_v3.01, whole genome shotgun sequence genomic region:
- the LOC103843872 gene encoding putative gamma-glutamylcyclotransferase At3g02910 — translation MGHETKAPTETTTTLVFSYGTLKRGFSNHVLMQDLIRSGDASFKGVYQTLEKYPLVCGPYRVPFLLNKPGSGQRVTGELYSVSPRGLSRLDELEGISRGHYVRQPIRLAAKEEGGDLETERVSSSCVVEAYYAHKSYEEELWERNRRRSFGAYTEKEARGYVKRNDRPQHLSFLDHIRIFVSSPCD, via the coding sequence ATGGGCCACGAAACAAAGGCGCCGACGGAGACCACCACCACCCTCGTGTTCTCGTACGGAACTCTGAAGAGAGGATTCTCGAACCACGTCCTGATGCAAGATCTGATCCGATCCGGCGACGCTTCTTTCAAAGGAGTCTACCAAACCTTAGAGAAGTACCCCCTCGTCTGCGGACCCTACCGAGTCCCTTTCCTCCTCAACAAGCCTGGATCGGGTCAACGCGTCACGGGAGAGCTTTACTCGGTCTCTCCCCGCGGTCTCTCGCGTCTCGACGAGCTCGAAGGGATCAGCCGGGGCCATTACGTCAGACAACCGATCCGTCTCGCCGCGAAGGAAGAGGGAGGAGATCTTGAAACAGAGCGTGTCTCGTCGTCGTGCGTGGTGGAGGCGTACTACGCGCACAAGAGCTACGAGGAGGAGCTCTGGGAGAGGAACAGGAGGAGGTCGTTCGGCGCGTACACGGAGAAGGAAGCGCGTGGGTATGTGAAGCGGAACGATAGGCCGCAGCATCTTAGCTTCTTGGATCATATCCGTATTTTCGTTTCTTCTCCATGTGACTGA